A region of Hoplias malabaricus isolate fHopMal1 chromosome 12, fHopMal1.hap1, whole genome shotgun sequence DNA encodes the following proteins:
- the asb11 gene encoding ankyrin repeat and SOCS box protein 11 — protein MNRIPTDVFVRSQIWQQDFQLYGGQIYNSLMAGTWTDRTPLHDAALQGRLLPLKRLLSQGLHVNVVTLNGFTPLHEACLGGHLACAKLLLEHGADVNTVTIDGVTPIFNACCSGNPALLKFLLMYISAHHPAHLLNSPIHEAASRNHTECVELLLSHGVNADMEMAGIGTPLYCACETRSTQCVQRLLILGADVHHGCGLDTPLHMAARVGGVKEVALLLEHGADGKCKNSEGKIPLHLTTDKNIKHLLMTTGLCSLSHLSRLCIRRTLGHRRLNRTKMLYLPNILHNYVLYK, from the exons atgaacagaatTCCAACTGACGTGTTTGTAAGGAGTCAAATATGGCAGCAAGACTTCCAGCTATATGGAGGACAGATATATAACTCACTTATGGCTG gTACCTGGACAGACAGAACTCCACTACATGATGCTGCTTTGCAGGGCCGTCTACTCCCTCTGAAAAGACTCCTCTCTCAG GGACTGCATGTTAATGTGGTCACACTGAATGGTTTCACTCCATTACATGAGGCATGTCTGGGTGGTCATCTTGCATGTGCCAAACTTCTGTTGGAACATGGAGCTGAC GTAAACACTGTGACTATTGATGGAGTCACACCTATTTTCAATGCATGTTGTAGTGGAAACCCTGCACTCCTAAAGTTCCTTCTGATGTACATCTCAGCCCACCACCCAGCTCACTTGCTCAACTCACCTATCCATGAAGCAGCAAGTAGAA ATCACACAGAATGTGTAGAGCTGCTGCTGTCTCATGGAGTGAATGCTGATATGGAAATGGCTGGCATTGGTACACCACTCTACTGTGCGTGTGAAACAAGGAGCACACAGTGTGTGCAGAGACTTCTCATCTTAG gtgCTGATGTACACCATGGGTGTGGCCTTGATACACCACTACACATGGCTGCCCGAGTGGGTGGGGTCAAGGAAGTAGCACTGTTGCTAGAGCATGGGGCTGATGGGAAATGTAAGAATTCAGAAGGGAAAATACCTCTTCACTTGACTACAGATAAGAACATCAAGCATTTGCTGATGACAACAG GCCTGTGCTCCCTGTCACATTTGAGCAGACTCTGCATTCGTCGTACTTTGGGCCATAGAAGACTGAATAGAACAAAAATGCTCTATTTACCAAATATCTTGCACAATTATGTTCTTTATAAgtaa